In the Pseudomonas sp. ADAK2 genome, one interval contains:
- the sugE gene encoding quaternary ammonium compound efflux SMR transporter SugE, translating to MSWIILFFAGLFEVGWAVGLKYTDGFSRPLPTALTVAAMAISLGLLGLAMKELPLGTAYAIWTGVGAVGTVIAGIILFGESMALFRLASVALIIAGLVGLKISA from the coding sequence ATGTCCTGGATCATTCTGTTTTTCGCCGGCCTGTTCGAAGTCGGCTGGGCCGTTGGCCTGAAATACACCGACGGCTTCAGCCGCCCGCTCCCCACTGCACTCACCGTAGCCGCCATGGCCATCAGCCTCGGCTTGCTCGGCCTTGCCATGAAGGAATTGCCGCTGGGCACGGCCTATGCGATCTGGACCGGCGTAGGAGCGGTGGGCACGGTGATTGCCGGGATCATTCTGTTTGGTGAATCCATGGCGTTGTTTCGACTGGCCAGTGTGGCGTTGATTATTGCCGGGTTGGTTGGGCTCAAGATTAGCGCCTAG